A stretch of the Janthinobacterium sp. B9-8 genome encodes the following:
- the murJ gene encoding murein biosynthesis integral membrane protein MurJ, producing the protein MNLLKTLAAVSSMTLVSRILGFVRDTIIAHVFGAGAATDVFFTAFKLPNMLRRIFAEGAFSQAFVPTLAEYKTRKGEEATKEFIAKIAGMLTLVLILVTLIGVLAAPAIIYFSAAGFAKSPDKFNLAVELLRYMFPYILLISLSSLVGSILNTYNRFSVPAFVPTLLNISFIACALWLAPLMDHPIFALAIAVLIGGVAQLCYQLPHLAKLGMLMWPKLDLKDEGVWRVIKQMGPAIFGVSVAQISLIINSNLASFLASGSVSWIYYADRLMEFPTGVLGVALGTILLPSLARSHASGDQVSYDRLLDWGLRLCIMLCLPATVALAILAEPLVLTLFQGGKFSMHDALMTQQALVGYSVGLIGLILIKILAPAFYARQEIKTVVRIGIITLFVTLAINLIFLYTLPFKHAGLTLGMSLGACLNAGLLYRTLRLRGYYTPQAAWKGFMLRIAFGVVAMSALLFLLLHFMPVFAEMSKLVRVGWLSVLVVAGAGTYFASLFALGFRPKDFSRKAITD; encoded by the coding sequence ATGAACCTCCTTAAAACACTGGCCGCAGTCAGCTCAATGACACTGGTCTCCCGTATTCTGGGCTTTGTTCGCGATACCATTATTGCCCATGTATTTGGCGCAGGCGCTGCCACTGACGTCTTTTTTACCGCATTTAAACTGCCCAATATGCTGCGGCGCATTTTTGCAGAAGGTGCGTTTTCACAAGCCTTTGTCCCCACGCTGGCAGAATATAAAACGCGGAAAGGCGAAGAAGCGACCAAAGAATTTATCGCCAAAATTGCGGGAATGCTGACCTTGGTTTTGATTTTAGTCACCCTAATCGGTGTTTTAGCGGCCCCGGCAATTATTTATTTTTCTGCGGCAGGTTTTGCTAAAAGTCCGGATAAATTTAATCTGGCGGTAGAGCTGCTCCGCTATATGTTTCCCTATATTTTATTGATTTCTCTATCATCTTTAGTCGGGAGCATTCTCAATACTTATAACCGATTTTCGGTTCCTGCCTTTGTCCCCACACTTTTAAATATTTCATTTATTGCCTGCGCATTATGGCTAGCTCCGCTGATGGATCACCCTATTTTTGCGCTTGCCATTGCCGTACTCATTGGAGGCGTGGCCCAGCTTTGCTATCAACTACCCCACCTAGCCAAACTGGGCATGCTCATGTGGCCCAAGCTAGATTTGAAAGATGAAGGGGTATGGCGCGTCATCAAGCAAATGGGCCCTGCTATTTTTGGCGTATCAGTGGCGCAGATCAGCTTGATTATTAATTCCAACCTCGCTTCTTTCCTAGCTTCAGGCAGTGTGTCATGGATTTACTATGCCGACCGCCTGATGGAATTCCCGACCGGCGTGCTTGGCGTTGCACTGGGGACGATTCTGTTGCCTAGCCTAGCCCGTAGCCATGCCAGTGGCGATCAGGTCAGCTACGATCGTTTGCTGGATTGGGGGCTGCGCCTGTGCATCATGCTTTGCCTACCCGCCACCGTGGCTTTAGCCATCCTTGCCGAGCCCTTAGTGCTCACTCTATTCCAAGGCGGCAAGTTCTCTATGCACGATGCCTTAATGACCCAGCAGGCGCTAGTGGGCTATAGCGTGGGCTTAATTGGACTCATCCTAATTAAGATCCTCGCCCCCGCGTTTTATGCAAGGCAGGAAATTAAAACCGTAGTACGAATTGGGATAATCACGCTATTCGTAACGCTAGCAATCAACCTGATCTTCTTGTATACCCTGCCTTTCAAGCACGCAGGACTGACGCTAGGGATGAGCCTAGGCGCATGCCTGAATGCAGGCTTGCTATACCGCACGCTGCGTTTACGGGGCTATTACACGCCACAAGCAGCATGGAAGGGCTTTATGCTGCGCATCGCATTCGGCGTAGTCGCCATGAGCGCCCTGCTGTTTCTCTTATTGCACTTTATGCCTGTCTTTGCCGAAATGAGTAAGCTGGTACGCGTTGGCTGGCTCAGTGTATTGGTGGTCGCTGGAGCAGGGACTTACTTCGCATCGCTATTTGCCTTGGGCTTTAGACCCAAAGACTTCTCACGCAAGGCGATTACGGATTAG
- a CDS encoding amino acid aminotransferase encodes MTSSIFTAVEMAPRDPILGLNEAFNADTRAGKVNLGVGVYYDDNGKIPLLAAVKAAEKTRMDAQPPRGYQAIEGLGAYNQAVQNLVFGADSELVSSGRVVTAEALGGTGALKIGADFLKRLDANASVYISDPSWENHRALFESAGFKVENYPYYDVATRGVNFTSMKAALLGLPAGSIIVLHACCHNPTGADMSDAQWAEVVEACRERKLVPFLDMAYQGFADGIEEDAVAVRLFSASGLQFFVSSSFSKSFSMYGERVGALSIVTENREEAGRVLSQLKRVIRTNYSNPPIHGGAVVAAVLANPELRQQWEDELAGMRDRIRAMRTSLVAKLAERGVAQDFSFVAAQRGMFSYTGLTAAQVEVLKDEYGIYAVSTGRICLAALNTKNIDYVADAIAKVL; translated from the coding sequence ATGACATCCTCGATTTTTACCGCAGTAGAAATGGCACCTCGCGATCCGATCCTGGGTCTTAATGAAGCCTTCAATGCCGATACACGTGCTGGCAAGGTTAATCTGGGTGTAGGTGTGTATTACGATGACAATGGCAAGATTCCATTGTTGGCTGCAGTAAAAGCGGCCGAAAAAACCCGCATGGATGCTCAGCCGCCTCGTGGCTATCAAGCCATCGAAGGCCTTGGTGCATACAATCAAGCAGTACAAAATCTGGTATTTGGTGCAGACAGCGAGTTGGTTTCATCAGGTCGTGTGGTTACCGCAGAAGCTTTAGGCGGCACTGGCGCTTTGAAAATCGGTGCTGATTTCTTAAAGCGCCTTGATGCCAACGCTAGCGTTTATATCAGCGATCCAAGCTGGGAAAACCACCGCGCATTGTTTGAATCGGCTGGTTTTAAGGTAGAAAACTACCCTTACTACGATGTAGCGACTCGCGGTGTTAATTTCACATCGATGAAGGCCGCTTTACTTGGCTTGCCAGCAGGTTCGATTATTGTCTTGCACGCTTGCTGCCACAACCCAACGGGCGCAGATATGAGCGATGCGCAGTGGGCCGAAGTGGTTGAAGCCTGCCGTGAGCGTAAGCTGGTTCCGTTCCTCGATATGGCTTATCAAGGCTTTGCCGATGGCATTGAAGAAGATGCAGTTGCTGTGCGTTTATTCTCTGCTTCTGGCCTGCAATTCTTTGTTTCCAGCTCATTCTCTAAGAGCTTCTCGATGTATGGCGAGCGCGTAGGTGCCTTGTCTATCGTGACCGAAAACCGTGAAGAAGCGGGCCGTGTATTAAGCCAGCTTAAACGTGTGATTCGCACCAACTACTCCAACCCGCCGATTCACGGCGGTGCTGTGGTGGCGGCGGTATTGGCGAACCCAGAATTGCGTCAGCAGTGGGAAGACGAGCTAGCTGGTATGCGTGATCGTATCCGTGCCATGCGTACCAGTTTGGTTGCCAAACTGGCAGAGCGCGGTGTGGCGCAAGACTTTAGCTTTGTAGCGGCTCAGCGCGGTATGTTCTCCTATACCGGCCTGACAGCGGCTCAGGTTGAAGTGCTGAAAGATGAGTACGGCATTTATGCTGTGTCGACTGGTCGTATTTGTTTGGCTGCACTCAATACTAAAAACATTGATTACGTAGCGGATGCGATTGCTAAAGTGCTGTAA
- a CDS encoding BON domain-containing protein — MMRLESALLALGLAASLSACVPILLVGGVAVGAMVGSDPRKSEVIKTDFDLGAKISSDLIDTWKEQAHVNVTAFNGIVLLTGEVPDEAAKAKAYEIAQRQSRARKIYNETVVSVPSTAANRLFDTQLTARVKTALLADANDADAVHLQVITERSVVYLMGVSRPDIAESAARAASRVSGVRQVVKLVEPLAGS; from the coding sequence ATGATGCGGCTAGAAAGCGCATTACTCGCCTTGGGGCTGGCAGCATCATTATCTGCCTGCGTGCCGATTCTATTAGTGGGCGGTGTCGCTGTGGGCGCTATGGTGGGGTCGGATCCACGTAAATCAGAAGTGATTAAAACGGATTTTGATTTAGGCGCCAAAATTAGCAGCGATTTGATCGATACATGGAAAGAACAAGCCCATGTGAACGTGACTGCCTTTAATGGCATCGTGCTGCTGACGGGTGAAGTGCCAGATGAGGCGGCTAAAGCCAAGGCGTATGAGATTGCGCAGCGGCAATCAAGGGCGCGCAAGATCTACAATGAAACCGTTGTTTCTGTGCCCTCTACTGCCGCGAATCGCTTATTTGATACGCAGCTAACTGCAAGGGTTAAAACGGCCTTGCTGGCCGATGCCAATGATGCCGATGCAGTGCATTTGCAAGTGATTACCGAGCGTAGCGTGGTTTATCTGATGGGCGTAAGCAGGCCCGATATCGCCGAATCTGCCGCTCGTGCTGCTAGCCGTGTATCGGGTGTGCGGCAGGTGGTGAAGCTGGTTGAGCCTTTAGCTGGAAGTTAA
- a CDS encoding phosphoheptose isomerase, translated as MDLAQRIRQHFLDSIDAKQMAMELLSPGIRIGAEKMVQTFISDGKILTCGNGGSAADAQHFAAEMVGRFERERPGLAAVALSTDTSAITAIANDYDYDLVFSKQVHALGRPGDLLIAISTSGNSANVISAIHAAHDRQMNVIAFTGRDGGQIGEILSGDDVHLCVPVQRTARIQEVHITMIHALCDAVDYMLLGGE; from the coding sequence ATGGATTTAGCACAACGTATTCGACAGCATTTTCTAGATAGCATCGACGCCAAGCAAATGGCGATGGAGCTGCTATCCCCAGGGATTCGCATTGGTGCCGAGAAAATGGTGCAAACCTTTATCTCGGACGGCAAAATCTTAACGTGTGGCAATGGTGGCTCCGCTGCTGATGCACAGCACTTTGCCGCAGAAATGGTGGGCCGCTTCGAGCGTGAACGCCCAGGTTTGGCTGCGGTGGCTTTATCGACCGATACTTCGGCGATTACCGCAATTGCCAATGATTACGACTACGATCTGGTTTTCTCTAAGCAAGTGCATGCCTTGGGACGCCCGGGCGATTTGCTGATTGCGATCTCTACATCGGGCAATTCGGCCAATGTGATTTCAGCGATTCATGCCGCGCATGATCGGCAAATGAACGTCATTGCCTTTACTGGGCGGGACGGCGGGCAAATTGGTGAGATTCTTTCGGGGGACGATGTGCATCTGTGTGTGCCTGTGCAGCGCACGGCGCGGATTCAGGAAGTCCACATTACGATGATTCATGCTTTATGCGATGCGGTTGATTATATGCTGCTGGGCGGCGAATGA
- a CDS encoding YraN family protein, whose translation MNNLGLAAENAAVIFLQQQGLKIIARNWQCRRGEIDILAKDGNTLVFVEVRQRRNARFGGAAASISPAKRAKLRATAQYYLINVSPLPPCRFDAICFEGETINWLKNCIDATEG comes from the coding sequence ATGAATAATTTAGGCCTTGCCGCTGAAAACGCAGCCGTGATTTTTTTGCAGCAGCAGGGCTTAAAAATCATTGCGCGCAACTGGCAATGCCGCCGTGGTGAAATTGACATACTCGCTAAGGATGGTAATACCTTAGTATTTGTAGAGGTGCGGCAGCGCCGTAATGCGCGCTTTGGTGGGGCAGCGGCCAGCATAAGCCCGGCGAAACGCGCTAAACTGCGGGCGACAGCACAATATTACCTAATAAATGTTTCTCCTTTACCGCCTTGCCGCTTTGATGCAATTTGCTTTGAAGGGGAAACGATCAACTGGCTCAAAAACTGTATAGACGCCACTGAGGGATAA
- a CDS encoding penicillin-binding protein activator, which yields MHAKALLFASELRSALGSVLYGAVLLTAIAGCAAAPVIPPVAAKPTFTIAAQANAAEASAVHVLPLVPTTDPKPVRRDGFIAVLLPGKSKAMRPAVDAIKAGVLAAEKSNGNAELPVVKIFDTDDLPEEVLEQFKQLSQQGAVAVIGPLTKPSINYLADTGEFDIPVIALNSFDEKTLRRAQLYSFSLSIEQEAQQMAKHMFDEGLRMPLVLQGDSPLSARMVQGFADAWQEANGSLPKIFTLKDARSQAQLLRDQLKEGEHDSVFFAANSRQTRLSRPFVGNERPVYATSQINPGHLSRTARVDMNGIRYLEAPWILNPFNSDYTLLNRIRSKSNDVERLFALGVDAWKLATLLSKKEEINFDGLSGGISLGSGGLIVRELTLNTFSSAEESAPVIPAP from the coding sequence ATGCACGCTAAGGCTCTCCTTTTTGCTTCGGAATTGCGCAGTGCGCTAGGGTCCGTACTATACGGTGCTGTACTGCTTACTGCCATAGCAGGCTGCGCTGCTGCGCCAGTTATTCCTCCTGTGGCGGCAAAACCAACGTTTACGATTGCAGCGCAGGCCAACGCCGCTGAGGCAAGTGCGGTGCACGTTTTACCCCTCGTCCCAACTACCGATCCTAAACCTGTGCGCCGTGATGGTTTTATTGCGGTATTGCTACCGGGCAAGAGCAAAGCAATGCGCCCGGCCGTGGATGCGATTAAGGCCGGGGTGCTGGCGGCAGAAAAATCGAATGGTAATGCTGAGCTGCCAGTGGTAAAAATTTTTGATACGGACGATTTGCCTGAAGAGGTGCTGGAGCAATTTAAACAGCTTAGCCAGCAAGGTGCGGTGGCGGTTATCGGGCCTTTAACTAAGCCATCCATTAATTATCTGGCGGATACAGGTGAGTTTGATATTCCTGTGATTGCTTTGAATTCTTTTGATGAAAAAACATTGCGTCGTGCCCAGCTCTATAGCTTTTCACTATCAATAGAGCAAGAAGCCCAGCAAATGGCCAAGCATATGTTTGATGAGGGCTTGCGTATGCCTCTGGTTTTGCAAGGCGATAGTCCTTTGTCAGCAAGGATGGTGCAGGGTTTTGCTGATGCCTGGCAGGAGGCAAATGGCTCATTACCTAAAATTTTTACTTTAAAAGATGCACGCAGCCAGGCGCAGCTTTTGCGCGATCAGCTGAAAGAAGGCGAGCATGATTCGGTTTTTTTTGCGGCTAATTCGAGGCAAACGCGCTTGTCTCGCCCTTTTGTGGGTAATGAGCGGCCCGTTTATGCCACCAGCCAAATTAATCCTGGTCATTTGAGCAGAACGGCCCGTGTGGACATGAATGGGATTCGTTATTTAGAAGCACCGTGGATTTTGAATCCGTTCAACAGCGATTACACCTTATTAAACCGCATTCGTTCTAAATCAAATGATGTTGAGCGCTTATTTGCTTTAGGCGTTGATGCTTGGAAATTAGCCACGCTATTAAGTAAAAAAGAAGAGATTAATTTTGATGGCTTAAGCGGTGGTATTAGTTTGGGCAGTGGTGGCCTGATTGTGCGCGAACTAACGCTGAATACTTTTAGTAGCGCAGAAGAAAGCGCGCCGGTCATTCCTGCGCCATGA
- the rsmI gene encoding 16S rRNA (cytidine(1402)-2'-O)-methyltransferase gives MHTESNPIIKSALYVVATPIGNLNDMTPRAIAALKGADVIAAEDTRVTGQLLKHFNISTPMVSLREHNEHSMAEKLVARMLAGETIAQVSDAGTPAVSDPGALLAAAAHAAGCKIIPVPGASALTTALSASGFNCPHALFYGFLPPKTKQRCDALAALKEQNFISVFYEAPHRIVDCLNDMASVFGPEREAVLCREITKTFETIRRLPLGELAAWVASDSNQERGESVVVVNAAPRATKADGADYDNVLLPLIAELPLKQAVALAVSITGAPKNALYERALTLKKEV, from the coding sequence GTGCATACAGAATCCAATCCTATTATTAAGTCCGCATTATATGTGGTGGCCACCCCAATCGGTAACCTTAACGACATGACGCCTCGCGCCATTGCCGCATTAAAAGGGGCCGATGTGATTGCGGCCGAAGATACCCGTGTTACTGGGCAGCTACTTAAACATTTTAATATTTCAACGCCGATGGTGTCTTTGCGAGAGCACAACGAACACAGCATGGCTGAAAAACTCGTTGCCCGCATGCTGGCCGGTGAAACCATCGCCCAAGTATCCGATGCTGGAACACCTGCAGTATCTGACCCAGGTGCCCTGCTTGCTGCAGCAGCACACGCAGCCGGCTGCAAGATTATTCCTGTTCCCGGCGCTTCTGCACTAACAACCGCCTTATCAGCCAGTGGTTTTAACTGCCCGCATGCCTTGTTTTATGGCTTTTTACCGCCAAAAACCAAGCAACGCTGCGATGCACTGGCTGCGCTAAAAGAACAAAACTTCATTAGTGTATTTTATGAAGCGCCACATCGTATTGTGGATTGTTTAAACGATATGGCCAGCGTATTTGGTCCGGAGCGCGAAGCCGTACTCTGCCGTGAAATCACTAAAACCTTTGAAACCATCCGCCGCCTGCCTCTTGGCGAGCTAGCCGCTTGGGTAGCCAGCGATAGCAATCAGGAGCGAGGCGAATCGGTCGTGGTAGTGAATGCAGCACCACGAGCGACCAAAGCCGACGGGGCAGATTACGATAACGTTTTATTGCCTTTGATTGCCGAGCTGCCGCTCAAACAAGCCGTGGCTCTGGCCGTATCCATCACCGGCGCACCTAAAAATGCACTGTATGAACGCGCTTTAACGCTTAAAAAAGAAGTATAA
- a CDS encoding LysR family transcriptional regulator has protein sequence MDIKALRYFIEVVNLQSFTAAAAALNVTQPTISKMVKSLEEELGMPLLLREYRRFHLTDAGRVVLKRGQEVLAAEARLQAELADLNTMAVGELVLGVPPLAGMLFIPLIAHFKRLYPQIELTLREEGGKAIEAALDAGELEVGGLLLPVDENRFEMLPLSDDRLVLVASTTSKWQGRSAVRLIELSTEHFVLYSASYSLNDRVLAACQAQGFSPQIAGRSGQWEFMVALVESGLGVALLPESVARRITLGRCVIAALSEPEIPWRIALGWRKDVYLSHAARAWIEGLR, from the coding sequence GTGGATATCAAAGCACTGCGTTATTTTATCGAAGTGGTGAACTTGCAAAGCTTTACCGCAGCGGCTGCAGCACTGAATGTGACTCAGCCTACTATTAGCAAAATGGTCAAAAGCCTGGAAGAAGAGCTCGGTATGCCGCTCCTGCTACGCGAATATCGTCGCTTTCATTTAACCGATGCGGGCCGCGTGGTACTGAAACGTGGTCAGGAAGTGCTGGCAGCAGAAGCGCGCCTGCAAGCCGAATTGGCTGATCTAAATACCATGGCGGTGGGCGAGTTGGTGCTAGGCGTGCCACCTTTGGCCGGTATGTTATTTATCCCGCTGATTGCTCATTTCAAACGTCTTTACCCACAGATTGAGCTGACCTTACGTGAAGAAGGAGGCAAGGCTATTGAAGCCGCCTTGGACGCGGGGGAGCTAGAGGTGGGCGGATTGCTGCTGCCCGTCGATGAAAATCGCTTTGAAATGCTGCCGCTATCGGATGACCGTCTGGTTTTAGTTGCATCAACAACATCCAAATGGCAGGGCCGATCTGCCGTGCGCCTGATCGAGCTGAGCACGGAGCATTTTGTACTCTACAGCGCTTCTTATTCGCTAAACGATAGAGTGCTGGCCGCCTGCCAAGCGCAAGGCTTTAGCCCGCAAATTGCGGGGCGAAGCGGGCAATGGGAATTTATGGTGGCCTTGGTTGAAAGCGGCCTGGGTGTGGCGCTTCTTCCCGAATCGGTCGCCCGCCGTATTACCCTCGGTCGCTGTGTGATCGCCGCCTTAAGTGAGCCCGAAATTCCATGGCGAATAGCGTTGGGCTGGCGCAAAGATGTCTATCTATCGCACGCAGCAAGGGCGTGGATTGAGGGGTTGCGGTGA
- a CDS encoding CidA/LrgA family protein, with product MPKKLFSFFRVLAQIGLLIAIWLASDWFVRRTGLPVPGGVLGLGIVFVLLLLGVPLSWVKDGAQWLLAEMLLFFVPAVVAMVKYKALFISEGWQLLVVIFLGTALVMCVTALVVDRFFKIEHQLRLAKAKKRAAS from the coding sequence GTGCCTAAGAAGCTGTTTTCCTTTTTCCGTGTGCTTGCCCAAATTGGCCTCTTGATTGCCATCTGGCTGGCATCTGACTGGTTTGTACGCCGCACTGGCTTGCCGGTGCCGGGCGGCGTATTGGGGCTGGGCATTGTCTTTGTACTACTGCTTTTGGGTGTGCCACTCAGTTGGGTAAAAGATGGCGCTCAATGGCTGCTAGCCGAAATGCTGTTGTTTTTTGTACCTGCAGTTGTCGCTATGGTTAAGTACAAAGCACTTTTTATCAGCGAAGGCTGGCAGCTCCTGGTGGTGATTTTCTTAGGTACGGCACTGGTGATGTGCGTGACTGCACTAGTCGTCGACCGCTTTTTTAAAATTGAACATCAGCTACGTTTGGCCAAGGCTAAAAAGCGAGCAGCATCATGA
- a CDS encoding LrgB family protein codes for MTTSTLALICLVLTIGAYALAKFLYARHQRWWLAPLVLTPVLLVAFMLLTHTPYETYYSDTRWLLWLLGPATVAFAVPLYEYRALMVKHWLALSAGVIAGCITALLSCVLLAKLFHLSPELTRSLLPRSISTPFALAVSDTWGGSHELTALFVVITGLMGMLFGELMLVLLPLRSRLARGALFGAAAHAVGTAKAREIGNEEGVVACITMMVSGVVMVLIAPLLTPLFA; via the coding sequence ATGACAACCTCCACCCTAGCCCTCATCTGCCTAGTGCTGACGATAGGTGCTTATGCTCTGGCCAAGTTTTTATATGCACGCCATCAGCGCTGGTGGCTGGCACCGCTGGTGTTAACGCCGGTGCTGCTGGTGGCTTTTATGCTGCTAACGCATACCCCCTATGAAACTTATTATTCCGATACCCGCTGGCTGCTATGGCTACTTGGCCCTGCGACTGTTGCTTTTGCTGTGCCTCTGTATGAATACCGCGCCCTAATGGTAAAGCACTGGCTGGCTCTATCTGCTGGCGTAATTGCGGGCTGCATCACCGCACTACTGAGCTGCGTTTTACTCGCCAAGTTATTTCATTTATCGCCTGAGCTCACCCGCAGCCTTTTGCCCAGATCAATCTCTACGCCTTTTGCACTAGCGGTATCCGATACTTGGGGTGGATCGCACGAGCTAACTGCTTTATTTGTAGTCATTACCGGCTTGATGGGCATGCTGTTTGGCGAGCTGATGCTGGTGCTATTGCCGCTTCGCTCCAGACTGGCACGCGGCGCCCTATTTGGCGCTGCGGCCCATGCAGTTGGCACGGCAAAGGCGAGAGAAATTGGCAATGAAGAAGGCGTAGTGGCCTGCATTACAATGATGGTTTCTGGCGTGGTGATGGTGTTAATTGCCCCTCTGCTTACGCCGTTGTTCGCTTAG
- a CDS encoding EAL domain-containing protein: MPKLSPILLLDVIQQQRFGVEYQPLIHTHSLETVAHEALARFYQGDEQLLRADHFFNALHESPLTLFQVEYRMKQLQLENAPSGELFLNLDPDAYAVADIAGAINPLLELIHCRTHVVLEIIENSDISDARQSANMAKAFHEKNIQLALDDIGSPHSMLSLPILIAVDCLKFDRSWFDSLHQTNHRMALESLIRYAKDSGKRTVLEGIETIEQLAIARQLDVDMVQGFLFKERFVHVRA, from the coding sequence ATGCCTAAATTATCCCCAATCCTCTTGCTTGATGTCATTCAACAGCAACGGTTTGGCGTTGAATACCAGCCTTTAATTCATACGCACAGTTTAGAAACAGTCGCCCATGAAGCGCTCGCCCGTTTTTATCAGGGCGATGAGCAGCTGCTGCGTGCCGATCATTTTTTTAATGCACTACACGAAAGCCCGCTCACTTTGTTTCAAGTGGAATACCGCATGAAGCAACTGCAATTAGAAAATGCCCCCAGCGGCGAATTGTTTTTAAATCTTGATCCCGATGCCTATGCAGTGGCCGATATTGCGGGTGCAATCAATCCCTTACTTGAGCTTATTCATTGCCGCACACATGTGGTGCTCGAGATCATAGAAAATAGTGATATCTCTGATGCGCGCCAAAGCGCCAATATGGCCAAAGCATTTCATGAAAAGAATATCCAATTAGCATTAGACGATATTGGCTCTCCTCATTCCATGCTATCGCTCCCCATCTTGATTGCAGTCGATTGCTTAAAATTTGATCGCAGTTGGTTTGATAGTCTGCATCAAACCAATCATCGCATGGCTTTAGAAAGCTTGATTCGCTATGCAAAAGATTCAGGAAAACGCACTGTACTAGAAGGGATAGAAACGATAGAGCAGCTCGCCATTGCTCGTCAGCTAGATGTAGATATGGTGCAGGGCTTTTTATTTAAAGAACGCTTTGTTCATGTGCGCGCTTAA
- a CDS encoding endonuclease has product MAQIAKIAHSQEAKTLAKLGEMALDKALNQKNEVEPNNAPDEPVELVSGRTATGPRDFNRAKQVLPDVFRGMESDFYCGCAYQGKEMDLASCGYIPRKNEARAQRLEWEHVVPAWVLGHQRQCWQNGGRKNCSNNDPQFKSAEGNLVNLVPSVGEVNGDRSNFSYSAWTSKPEPMYGQCKTIVDFKNKKAQPREEVRGRIARIHFYMYERYQLKLSRQDQQLMCAWAKTYPVDDWEIKRDQRIVKLQGDGNHFVSEKTTAAFCT; this is encoded by the coding sequence ATGGCTCAAATCGCAAAAATAGCCCATAGCCAAGAAGCCAAAACCCTCGCCAAGCTGGGTGAAATGGCCCTAGATAAAGCACTCAATCAAAAAAATGAAGTAGAACCAAACAACGCCCCAGACGAGCCGGTGGAATTAGTAAGCGGCCGTACCGCCACAGGCCCGCGGGATTTCAACCGCGCCAAGCAAGTTTTACCCGATGTATTCCGCGGTATGGAAAGCGATTTTTACTGCGGTTGCGCCTATCAGGGCAAGGAAATGGATTTAGCCAGCTGCGGCTATATACCCAGAAAAAACGAAGCCCGCGCCCAGCGCTTAGAATGGGAGCATGTTGTACCAGCCTGGGTATTAGGCCATCAGCGGCAATGCTGGCAAAACGGCGGCCGCAAAAACTGCAGCAATAATGATCCGCAATTTAAAAGCGCCGAAGGCAATCTGGTGAACTTAGTGCCATCGGTGGGCGAAGTAAATGGTGATCGCAGCAATTTTTCTTATAGCGCATGGACCAGCAAGCCCGAGCCCATGTATGGCCAATGCAAAACGATTGTCGACTTTAAAAATAAAAAAGCCCAGCCAAGGGAAGAAGTCCGCGGCCGCATTGCCCGCATCCATTTTTATATGTATGAACGTTATCAACTCAAACTATCCAGACAAGACCAGCAGTTAATGTGCGCTTGGGCCAAAACTTATCCGGTAGATGATTGGGAGATCAAGCGAGATCAGCGTATTGTGAAACTACAGGGTGATGGCAATCATTTTGTGAGTGAAAAAACAACAGCTGCTTTTTGCACCTAA